From the genome of Xiphophorus hellerii strain 12219 chromosome 11, Xiphophorus_hellerii-4.1, whole genome shotgun sequence, one region includes:
- the LOC116727867 gene encoding flocculation protein FLO11: MTTTAASTTATQSNMTTTAVSPTATQSNMTITAASTSATNSNMTTTAASTTATQSNMTITAASTSAANNNMTTTAASTSATNSNMTTTAASTTATQSNMTTTAASTSATQSNMTITAASTSATQSNMTITAASTLATNSNMTTTAASTLATNSNMTTTAALTTATPSNMTIAASTSATNSNMTTAAASTTTSQSNITATTATTTDLKSNTPTTVTTTESQSNSPTTPTTTALTSNDPPTPTATAQTSNDPPTPTTTALTSNDPPTPTATALTSNDPTTPTTTALTSNDPPTPTTTGLRSNDPPTPTTTALTSNDPPTPTATGLRSNGLTTPSTTALRSNTPITVTTITASRSNSPATTTPSPILPSLITSMSTLLPYMTVSSQSSNPQAPPSGGSRRKRSVPQNSDSLTISSNDTALVFQGMEVSCSIKTEINQTKCTIMLALSHKIPSCGILQTLCAASKSSSDIHVVGNRIDEQNWLQNKCDGNLEEPNSCIYSGPLGASCVESGPAYVIPPINLTDCVTENSCNCSSYCIRSDAYYTFSISLQDPTMNSSSLSSLISILAQPPDCSITTNVTCQLLATIASEYRSASVDCEMTETNLSCRVILGFAREVSICSVAEAVLNVFLLEEKIQYDGQVRRAAICGSAEINANSLNFQFSYNDSEKSPHDFCLEIKGSNLTCQTGENIVVHLKEQCVVPTTTSPNVTISPNMTSLNTTASPNETSLNTTASPNVTLSLNATIPINSTFDPNVTVITNVTTVSSTLQPNNTLTPTTTPKTQQNTTWAPSVSTTAAGGKPSSNTTRSTTSGFVSVTTLVSSTGNGTAESQAKDLLALAQDVSKLTAAQIDQLVSQLEKLLSGPTVSKELGDISVNIVSNLLDASPDKLSSSSDRIIGIVDTVGLKLVIGATAENLMYPSLAVSVKPVDGANFQETVFSILDPNNVQVRGNPRLKRSALKDSSIPQGSITLPPSLTQNLTAEEQKLVSRLQFNFYQKSSVFKDVSLEQRKLNSGILGASVANLSIEGLKESVVIRLRNTEPVPANFVAVCVFWDFTFNKGLGGWNSDGCFVKETNDNETVCGCNHLTSFAILLDISRETVTSRVQATILTFITYIGCGLSAIFLSVTLLTYLAFGKLRKDIPSKILIQLCLALLLLNLVFLVDAWLALYPTAVGLCISTAWFLHYFLLVSFTWMGLEGVHMYYALVKVFNDNISHYMLKFSLVGWGVPMIVVIIVIAIDKNNYGLMSYGKFSDGTSDDFCWIRNDIAFYVAVVAYFGVIFIFNMIMFVVVLVQLHRIKKQNPHNNKHRSAVQDARSMIGITLLLGLTWGFAFFAWGPVNLAFMYLFAIFNSLQGFFIFVFHCAVKETVRRQWRTYLCCGNMRLPENSDWSRTTTQKTTKKSPLTSFTSSQSSRPSRSTFLPSTPSGQMNGIGNPLEDRIITADEEPRTDVVFNEINRQLRSRRGS; this comes from the exons atgacaactactgctgcatcaactactgcaacacaaagcaacatgacaactactgctgtGTCACctactgcaacacaaagcaacatgacaatTACTGCTGCATCAACTTCAGCAACAAatagcaacatgacaactactgctgcgTCTActactgcaacacaaagcaacatgacaatTACTGCTGCATCAACTTCAGCAGCAAATaacaacatgacaactactgctgcatCAACTTCAGCAACAAatagcaacatgacaactactgctgcatcaactactgcaacacaaagcaacatgacaactactgctgcatcaacttcagcaacacaaagcaacatgacaatTACTGCTGCATCAACTtcagcaacacaaagcaacatgacaatTACTGCTGCATCAACTTTAGCAACAAatagcaacatgacaactactgctgcatCAACTTTAGCAACAAatagcaacatgacaactactgctgcatTAACTACTGCAACACCAAGCAACATGACAATTGCTGCATCAACTTCAGCAACAAATAGCAACATGACAACTGCTGCTGCATCAACTACTACATCACAAAGTAACATTACAGCTACTACTGCAACAACTACAGACCTAAAAAGCAACACTCCAACCACAGTTACAACTACAGAGTCACAAAGCAACAGTCCAACAACTCCAACAACTACAGCACTAACAAGCAACGATCCACCAACTCCAACAGCTACAGCACAAACAAGCAACGATCCGCCAACTCCAACAACTACAGCACTAACAAGCAACGATCCGCCAACTCCAACAGCTACAGCACTAACAAGCAACGATCCAACAACTCCAACAACTACAGCACTAACAAGCAACGATCCGCCAACTCCAACAACTACAGGTCTAAGAAGCAACGATCCGCCAACTCCAACAACTACAGCACTAACAAGCAACGATCCGCCAACTCCAACAGCTACAGGTCTAAGAAGCAACGGTTTGACAACTCCATCAACTACAGCACTAAGAAGCAACACTCCAATCACAGTTACAACAATTACAGCATCACGAAGCAACAGTCCAGCCACAACTACACCAAGTCCCATTTTGCCATCTTTGATCACCAGCATGTCAACTTTATTGCCATACATGACTGTGTCATCGCAGTCATCGAATCCTCAAGCCCCGCCTTCAGGAGGTTCAAGGAGGAAGCGTTCCGTCCCCCAGAACAGCGACAGTTTGACGATAAGCAG caatGACACAGCTTTGGTTTTTCAA GGAATGGAAGTGTCCTGCtctataaaaactgaaataaa TCAGACCAAGTGCACCATCATGCTTGCGCTGAGTCACAAAATACCATCATGCGGTATCCTCCAAACACTCTGTGCAGCCAGCAAAAGTTCCTCTGACATCCATGTGGTGGGAAACAGGATAGATGAACAGA ATTGGCTTCAAAACAAGTGCGATGGTAACTTAGAGGAGccaaacagctgcatttattctGGTCCGCTGGGTGCGTCATG TGTGGAGTCTGGGCCTGCATATGTCATTCCACCAATAAACCTAACAGACTGTGTGACAG AGAACAGTTGTAACTGCTCTTCCTACTGCATCAGATCTG atgcGTACTACACGTTTTCCATTTCACTACAAGATCCAACAATGAACTCTTCATCTCTTTCATCTCTG ATTTCAATCCTGGCACAACCACCTGACTGCTCCATCACTACAAa TGTTACATGTCAATTATTGGCCACGATTGCATCTGAGTACAGG AGTGCCAGTGTGGACTGtgaaatgactgaaacaaa TCTGAGTTGCAGAGTGATATTAGGTTTTGCACGGGAAGTCTCCATTTGTTCAGTGGCAGaagctgttttaaatgtttttctacttGAAGAAAAGATCCAGTATGACGGGCAAGTGAGACGAGCAG caATTTGTGGAAGCGCAGAAATTAATGCCAACTCACTCAACTTCCAGTTCAGTTATAATGATAGTGAGAAAAGCCCACATGACTTTTGTCTCGAAATAAAGGGATCTAACCTCACATG CCAAACTGGAGAAAATATTGTTGTACATTTGAAAGAACAATGTGTTGTACCTACCACAACTAGCCCAAATGTGACAATTAGTCCCAACATGACTAGCCTAAATACAACAGCTAGCCCAAATGAGAC TAGCCTAAATACAACAGCTAGCCCAAATGTGACACTTAGCCTAAATGCCACAATTCCTATAAACTCTACATTTGACCCAAATGTGACAGTCATTACGAACGTGACAACAGTGAGTTCAACATTACAACCAAACAACACATTGACTCCAACAACAAccccaaaaacacaacagaacacAACATGGGCCCCATCAGTGTCCAcaactgctgctggaggaaaaccGTCATCAAACACAACTAGAAGCACAACAAGTGGATTTGTTTCTGTGACCACCTTAGTGAGTTCAACAGGAAATGGAACAG CTGAAAGCCAAGCCAAAGACCTTCTTGCACTGGCTCAAGACGTGTCAAAACTGACCGCAGCGCAGATAGATCAGCTGGTGTCACAGCTAGAGAAGCTTCTGTCAGGCCCGACTGTCAGCAAGGAACTGGGAGACATCTCCGTCAACATTGTCAGCAATCTGTTGGATGCTTCACCTGACAAGCTGTCGAGCTCCTCTGACAG GATTATTGGGATTGTTGACACTGTGGGGTTAAAGCTGGTGATTGGAGCCACCGCTGAGAACCTGATGTACCCTTCTTTGGCTGTCTCTGTGAAACCAGTAGATGGCGCCAACTTTCAGGAGacagttttttccatcttaGATCCAAATAATGTTCAG GTTCGGGGGAATCCAAGGTTGAAAAGGAGCGCATTAAAGGACTCCTCCATCCCTCAGGGCTCCATTactcttcctccctccctcacTCAAAATCTAACCGCTGAGGAACAAAAGCTGGTCTCCAGGCTTCAGTTCAATTTCTACCAGAAGAGCTCAGTCTTTAAG GATGTCTCATTAGAACAACGGAAACTTAACAGTGGGATCTTGGGAGCAAGCGTGGCCAATCTGTCAATCGAAGGATTAAAGGAAAGTGTTGTAATTCGCCTGAGAAACACAGAACCTGTTCCA GCTAATTTTGTGGCAGTGTGTGTTTTCTGGGACTTTACATTTAACA AAGGTTTAGGTGGCTGGAACTCAGATGGCTGCTTTGTCAAAGAAACCAACGACAATGAGACAGTTTGTGGCTGCAACCATTTAACCAGCTTTGCTATTTTACTG GACATCTCCAGAGAGACTGTTACCAGTCGTGTTCAGGCCACcatcctcaccttcatcacatATATAGGTTGTGGACTTTCTGCCATCTTCCTGTCCGTAACTCTCCTCACTTACTTGGCATTTGG AAAGCTGCGTAAAGACATCCCATCCAAAATTCTGATCCAGCTTTGCCTGGCTCTTCTGCTGCTCAACCTGGTGTTCCTGGTGGACGCCTGGCTGGCGCTTTATCCCACAGCCGTGGGCCTCTGCATTTCCACGGCCTGGTTCCTTCACTACTTCCTACTGGTTTCCTTCACCTGGATGGGGCTCGAGGGCGTCCACATGTACTACGCACTTGTGAAAGTCTTCAATGACAACATATCCCACTACATGCTGAAGTTCTCGCTGGTGGGCTGGGGAGTCCCAATGATAGTGGTCATCATTGTGATCGCGATTGACAAAAACAACTACGGCCTCATGTCCTATGGAAAGTTTTCAGATGGCACGAGTGATGACTT CTGCTGGATAAGAAACGACATCGCCTTCTATGTGGCAGTCGTGGCCTATTTCGGTGTGATTTTCATCTTCAACATGATCATGTTTGTTGTGGTCTTAGTCCAGTTGCACcggataaaaaaacagaatcctCATAACAACAAGCACCGCAGCGCAGTGCAGGACGCACGCAGCATGATCGGGATTACCCTCCTCCTAGGTCTCACGTGGGGATTTGCCTTTTTTGCGTGGGGTCCTGTTAATCTGGCATTTATGTACCTCTTTGCCATCTTTAATTCTCTGCAAG GATTCTTCATATTTGTGTTCCACTGTGCGGTGAAAGAAACCGTCAGAAGGCAGTGGAGGACCTACCTATGCTGCGGCAACATGAGACTCCCAGAAAACTCAG ATTGGAGTCGCACTACAAcacagaaaaccacaaagaagtcTCCACTGACCTCCTTTACATCCTCACAAAGCAGTCGGCCATCCAGATCTACTTTTCTGCCCAGTACGCCATCAGGGCAGATGAACGGCATTG GAAATCCACTTGAAGACAGAATAATTACAGCTGACGAGGAACCGAGGACAGATGTGGTTTTCAACGAGATCAACAGACAGCTCCGGAGTCGACGGGGGTCCTGA
- the LOC116727863 gene encoding cell wall protein DAN4-like isoform X2, protein MLHGNEDIMGASSVHLARCFCQHKLGSSVRLKRPGSCVTYAMWLKIHLLIVLLSGQALGQLTSTAPSSIATSTTASQTSGEASVVPSSQAASSTFHTSTVTAVSDSQSSAASSIIPTSATTVQTSVVFYFLDVNVDVTGPSKNESDIIAWLDQVFRNELGHCMFQGATTTAPTSQQTVNVTEQVATTQTYKSTTAFYTSPQNFSATTNVPTVLQGNITSKAATMLNGNDTTTMEAIINSNITTTEAKATPVTENVTTPASITMLHDNTTTTVAATVLNDNKTTAASKASISNTTVRAQELQHLMAT, encoded by the exons ATGCTCCATGGAAATGAAGACATTATGGGAGCTTCATCAGTTCATTTGGCCAGATGTTTTTGCCAGCACAAATTGGGCTCTTCTGTCAG ACTGAAGAGACCTGGTTCTTGTGTTACATATGCAATGTGGCTGAAGATACATCTACTTATTGTCCTCCTATCAG GTCAAGCTTTAGGTCAACTAACCTCCACTGCTCCGTCCAGCATTGCCACATCAACAACAGCTTCACAAACCTCAG GTGAAGCATCTGTTGTTCCAAGCTCCCAAGCTGCTTCCTCTACTTTTCACACTTCTACAGTTACAGCAG TTTCTGATAGTCAGTCTTCTGCTGCTTCATCCATTATTCCAACTTCTGCAACCACCGTACAGACCTCAG tagtGTTTTATTTCCTTGATGTCAACGTGGATGTCACTGGACCGAGTAAGAATGAATCCGACATCATTGCCTGG cttgACCAGGTTTTCCGAAATGAGCTGGGGCACTGCATGTTTCAAGGAGCAACAACTACTGCCCCCACATCTCAGCAAACTGTAAATGTGACAGAACAAGTGGCAACAACACAGACTTATAAATCAACAACAGCATTTTATACTTCACCGCAAAATTTTAGTGCAACTACAAATGTACCAACAGTGTTACAGGGCAACATAACATCTAAGGCTGCAACAATGCTAAATGGCAACGACACAACAACGATGGAAGCAATAATAAATAGTAATATCACAACTACAGAGGCAAAAGCAACACCAGTAACTGAAAACGTCACAACACCAGCTTCGATAACAATGTTACATGACAACACAACAACCACAGTTGCAGCAACTGTTTTGaatgacaacaaaacaacagcGGCATCAAAGGCATCAATCAGCAACACAACAGTTAGAGCTCAGGAACTGCAGCATTTGATGGCAACATAA
- the LOC116727866 gene encoding gamma-aminobutyric acid receptor subunit rho-3-like: MSTIITGVSASMPQVSYVKAVDIYLWASFLFVFLSVIEYAAVNYFTTVEEMKKLKNAKIPSNFDTTQAMAFDGCFHDNDIDLVSFPEVSITPTTDRNTQPRNSTISAPTEGTRLRRRNTLKYNLSFIRSNSYMIDSYSRVIFPMAYLLFNIIYWSLYA; the protein is encoded by the exons ATGTCCACCATCATCACTGGTGTCTCTGCCTCTATGCCACAAGTGTCTTACGTCAAAGCCGTAGACATCTACTTGTGGGCAAGCTTCCTGTTCGTCTTTTTGTCCGTCATCGAGTACGCTGCTGTCAACTATTTCACCACGGTGGAGGAGATGAAGAAGCTGAAGAATGCTAAG ATCCCCAGTAACTTCGATACCACCCAAGCCATGGCCTTTGATGGGTGTTTCCACGATAACGACATTGACCTGGTTTCTTTCCCAGAGGTCTCCATCACTCCGACTACAGACAGAAACACCCAGCCTCGAAACTCCACCATTTCTGCACCCACAGAGGGAACCAGGCTCCGTCGCAGAAACACACTGAAATACAACCTGAGCTTCATCAGGAGCAACAGTTACATGATTGACTCGTATTCTAGAGTCATCTTCCCCATGGCTTATCTGCTCTTCAACATCATTTACTGGAGTTTGTATGCTTAG
- the LOC116727863 gene encoding cell wall protein DAN4-like isoform X1 has product MLHGNEDIMGASSVHLARCFCQHKLGSSVRLKRPGSCVTYAMWLKIHLLIVLLSGQALGQLTSTAPSSIATSTTASQTSAGEASVVPSSQAASSTFHTSTVTAVSDSQSSAASSIIPTSATTVQTSVVFYFLDVNVDVTGPSKNESDIIAWLDQVFRNELGHCMFQGATTTAPTSQQTVNVTEQVATTQTYKSTTAFYTSPQNFSATTNVPTVLQGNITSKAATMLNGNDTTTMEAIINSNITTTEAKATPVTENVTTPASITMLHDNTTTTVAATVLNDNKTTAASKASISNTTVRAQELQHLMAT; this is encoded by the exons ATGCTCCATGGAAATGAAGACATTATGGGAGCTTCATCAGTTCATTTGGCCAGATGTTTTTGCCAGCACAAATTGGGCTCTTCTGTCAG ACTGAAGAGACCTGGTTCTTGTGTTACATATGCAATGTGGCTGAAGATACATCTACTTATTGTCCTCCTATCAG GTCAAGCTTTAGGTCAACTAACCTCCACTGCTCCGTCCAGCATTGCCACATCAACAACAGCTTCACAAACCTCAG CAGGTGAAGCATCTGTTGTTCCAAGCTCCCAAGCTGCTTCCTCTACTTTTCACACTTCTACAGTTACAGCAG TTTCTGATAGTCAGTCTTCTGCTGCTTCATCCATTATTCCAACTTCTGCAACCACCGTACAGACCTCAG tagtGTTTTATTTCCTTGATGTCAACGTGGATGTCACTGGACCGAGTAAGAATGAATCCGACATCATTGCCTGG cttgACCAGGTTTTCCGAAATGAGCTGGGGCACTGCATGTTTCAAGGAGCAACAACTACTGCCCCCACATCTCAGCAAACTGTAAATGTGACAGAACAAGTGGCAACAACACAGACTTATAAATCAACAACAGCATTTTATACTTCACCGCAAAATTTTAGTGCAACTACAAATGTACCAACAGTGTTACAGGGCAACATAACATCTAAGGCTGCAACAATGCTAAATGGCAACGACACAACAACGATGGAAGCAATAATAAATAGTAATATCACAACTACAGAGGCAAAAGCAACACCAGTAACTGAAAACGTCACAACACCAGCTTCGATAACAATGTTACATGACAACACAACAACCACAGTTGCAGCAACTGTTTTGaatgacaacaaaacaacagcGGCATCAAAGGCATCAATCAGCAACACAACAGTTAGAGCTCAGGAACTGCAGCATTTGATGGCAACATAA